One part of the Oceanihabitans sp. IOP_32 genome encodes these proteins:
- a CDS encoding tyrosine-type recombinase/integrase, with protein MESYLYYCQKLHKTPSESFFKHTIYGLRAAYKVMGMPAKRVALPVIKRDLKLPTVLSQDEVKRLLRAPKYLKHRLIIGMLYGCGLRSYELCNLKLADIDFDRKTVFVPKKKGKIDWYIPLSKYLVNGLKTYIKTESPQIYLFNSQVTKQGEPRGLSTNGVRWVINENRSKIGSSKKITAHTLRHSFATHLLEYGVDIVSLKELLGHAHIEMTLTYLHVANLPSGSKFSPLDKLYD; from the coding sequence ATGGAGTCTTATCTTTATTATTGCCAAAAACTACACAAAACACCTTCTGAGAGTTTCTTTAAACACACCATTTACGGACTTAGAGCGGCCTACAAGGTTATGGGTATGCCGGCCAAACGCGTGGCTTTGCCAGTGATTAAACGGGACTTAAAATTACCAACTGTGCTTAGCCAAGACGAAGTTAAACGTCTTTTAAGAGCCCCCAAGTATCTTAAACACCGTTTAATTATAGGGATGCTTTACGGGTGTGGACTGCGCAGTTACGAACTTTGCAATCTAAAATTGGCAGATATTGACTTTGATCGCAAAACGGTTTTTGTTCCTAAGAAAAAAGGTAAGATAGACTGGTATATTCCTTTAAGCAAATATTTAGTAAATGGTTTAAAGACCTATATTAAAACGGAAAGCCCTCAGATTTATCTTTTCAATAGTCAGGTTACCAAACAAGGGGAACCCCGAGGACTAAGCACTAATGGCGTTCGATGGGTGATAAACGAAAACCGAAGTAAAATAGGAAGTTCCAAAAAGATTACAGCCCACACCTTGCGGCACAGTTTTGCCACACATTTGTTAGAGTATGGTGTTGACATCGTTAGCCTAAAGGAGCTTTTAGGGCATGCGCATATAGAAATGACCCTAACCTATTTACATGTGGCCAATCTCCCCAGTGGTTCGAAGTTTTCTCCACTAGACAAGCTTTACGATTAA
- the ltrA gene encoding group II intron reverse transcriptase/maturase, giving the protein MNLWNETKSIPISRTMVWEAYKKVRANKGSAGVDSISMEEFDAHRRKHLYKLWNRMASGSYFPPMVKQVEIPKKDGNVRKLGIPTISDRQMVIKMYIEPRLEKVFSPNSYGYRPHRNAHQALTAVRKNCWKSDWVIDLDIKGFFDNIDHNKLMLAVEKHIPENWVKRYIARWLASPVLTKTGEIIINKGKGTPQGGVISPVLANLFLHYGFDKWLEQNDSTINYTRYADDVIVHCSSQQHAERTLSTIRNRMTKIGLELHPKKTKIVYCKDYRRQQKYPIVKFDFLGYSFQPRTSKSKKTKRLFLSFDCAISISSKKRIADKLGELKVHRMTVKSIVGIAYCLNPMIRGWIRYYGKFRISMLHKVFKLLNNRLVRWARKRYKRYKNSIKRAYQWFTRVQEQFPNLFYHWQMGFIK; this is encoded by the coding sequence ATGAATTTATGGAATGAAACAAAATCAATACCTATAAGCAGAACCATGGTATGGGAAGCTTATAAGAAAGTGCGAGCCAATAAAGGTAGCGCAGGTGTAGACTCGATTAGCATGGAAGAATTTGATGCACATCGTAGAAAACACCTGTACAAACTTTGGAATCGGATGGCATCGGGTAGTTATTTTCCACCAATGGTTAAACAAGTAGAAATCCCAAAGAAGGATGGCAACGTTCGAAAATTAGGCATTCCTACCATAAGCGACCGACAAATGGTTATAAAGATGTACATAGAACCTCGATTAGAAAAAGTATTCAGTCCTAATTCCTACGGATACAGACCACACAGAAATGCACATCAAGCATTAACAGCTGTGAGGAAAAACTGTTGGAAGTCCGATTGGGTAATAGACCTAGACATTAAAGGATTCTTTGACAATATTGACCATAACAAACTGATGCTTGCAGTAGAGAAGCACATTCCAGAAAACTGGGTGAAACGCTATATTGCACGATGGCTCGCAAGCCCTGTTTTGACCAAGACAGGAGAAATCATAATAAACAAGGGAAAAGGAACGCCACAAGGCGGAGTTATAAGTCCTGTGCTGGCAAACCTGTTTCTGCATTATGGTTTTGACAAATGGTTGGAACAAAACGATTCTACAATAAACTACACACGTTATGCCGACGATGTAATTGTACATTGTAGCAGTCAACAACACGCAGAACGAACGCTGAGCACCATCCGAAACAGAATGACAAAAATAGGTTTGGAATTACATCCAAAGAAAACCAAAATTGTGTATTGCAAGGACTATCGAAGACAACAGAAATATCCAATTGTTAAATTTGATTTTCTAGGATACTCATTTCAACCTAGAACATCAAAATCAAAGAAAACAAAAAGATTATTTTTAAGCTTTGACTGTGCAATAAGCATAAGTTCCAAGAAACGCATTGCAGATAAATTAGGAGAATTGAAGGTACATAGAATGACCGTTAAGAGTATTGTAGGAATTGCCTACTGCCTTAATCCAATGATTAGGGGTTGGATACGTTACTATGGAAAATTTAGAATCTCTATGTTACACAAGGTTTTCAAATTACTCAACAATCGTTTAGTGAGATGGGCAAGAAAAAGGTATAAACGCTATAAAAACAGTATAAAGCGAGCTTATCAGTGGTTTACAAGAGTACAGGAGCAATTCCCTAACTTGTTTTATCATTGGCAAATGGGCTTTATTAAGTAA
- a CDS encoding GNAT family N-acetyltransferase, giving the protein MKIRKVNIQDIENLKEIGKLTFAETFSSDNSEEDMRKYLEEGFSTEKLKTELTDENAEFYFAELDDNVIGYLKVNFGQSQTEIKDKNALEIERIYVLKEFHGKKVGQILYNKAIELAKEKNVEYVWLGVWEQNPRAIRFYEKNGFVAFDKHIFQLGNDEQTDIMMKLKLKKKASR; this is encoded by the coding sequence GTGAAAATTAGAAAAGTAAATATCCAAGACATTGAAAACCTAAAGGAAATCGGGAAATTGACTTTTGCCGAGACATTTTCTTCCGATAACAGCGAAGAAGATATGCGAAAATATTTGGAAGAAGGATTTTCGACCGAAAAACTGAAAACTGAACTGACAGACGAAAACGCTGAATTCTATTTTGCGGAACTTGACGACAATGTGATTGGGTATTTAAAAGTGAATTTCGGACAATCACAAACAGAAATAAAGGATAAAAACGCACTCGAAATTGAACGGATTTACGTGCTAAAGGAATTTCACGGAAAAAAAGTCGGACAAATTCTTTACAACAAAGCGATTGAATTGGCGAAAGAAAAAAACGTAGAATATGTTTGGTTAGGCGTTTGGGAGCAAAACCCAAGAGCAATCAGATTTTATGAAAAAAATGGATTTGTAGCATTTGACAAACATATTTTCCAATTGGGAAATGATGAACAGACAGACATAATGATGAAACTAAAACTGAAGAAAAAAGCCAGCAGGTAA
- a CDS encoding endonuclease III domain-containing protein yields MAKKNIEKVYEKLSNEYEIFAENDNEWEKNGLNSTDFKSLVSVMLSTMTHTKRVIRACNALYDKATTPKEILDLSDDELTELIKPVAHYNRKTKHLKEMCQQLIDNHNGEVPRTEKELLELQGVGRKCTDIMMNFNFGGDTIAVDTHVHRVLNRLGIVETKSNEDTADEINRLTPKKYKKHAHEWLIQHGMNICISRKPKCEECIVSSLCDYYEKEF; encoded by the coding sequence ATGGCAAAAAAGAACATTGAAAAAGTTTACGAGAAATTAAGCAACGAGTACGAAATATTTGCCGAAAACGATAATGAATGGGAAAAAAACGGACTTAACAGTACGGATTTTAAAAGTTTGGTCTCTGTAATGCTTTCAACAATGACACACACAAAACGGGTAATCCGAGCGTGCAATGCCCTATATGATAAAGCTACAACACCAAAAGAAATATTGGATTTGTCAGATGACGAACTTACCGAGTTGATTAAACCTGTGGCACATTATAATCGAAAGACAAAACATTTAAAAGAAATGTGCCAACAGTTAATTGACAATCACAACGGAGAAGTACCACGAACGGAAAAAGAACTTTTGGAACTACAAGGTGTGGGACGGAAGTGTACAGATATAATGATGAATTTTAATTTTGGTGGAGACACCATTGCAGTTGACACACACGTACACAGAGTTTTGAACCGACTTGGAATAGTGGAAACTAAATCCAATGAAGATACCGCTGACGAAATAAACAGACTTACACCAAAAAAATATAAAAAACACGCTCACGAGTGGCTAATACAGCACGGAATGAACATCTGCATATCAAGAAAACCGAAATGCGAAGAATGTATCGTTTCCAGTTTATGTGACTATTATGAAAAAGAATTTTAA
- a CDS encoding phage integrase N-terminal SAM-like domain-containing protein: MLYHKLKRSVELAGKSQSTLTNYARCLAHIALHFNCSPLELDEEQILDYLHVLKSQHKTPSDSFFKHTVYGLRYAYRIFGMKEMRVILPSIERSKKLPVVLNQREVKKLLRTPRLLKHRLVLAMLYGCGLRNFELRNLQRRI, from the coding sequence ATGCTCTACCACAAACTCAAGCGCTCCGTTGAGCTCGCTGGTAAAAGCCAGAGCACACTTACCAACTATGCCCGCTGTCTGGCGCACATCGCACTCCATTTTAACTGTAGTCCGCTTGAGCTCGATGAGGAACAGATCTTAGATTATCTACACGTTTTAAAGTCACAACATAAGACCCCCTCAGATAGTTTTTTCAAGCACACTGTTTATGGGCTTCGCTATGCTTATCGCATCTTTGGGATGAAAGAAATGCGGGTCATACTTCCTTCTATTGAACGCTCCAAGAAGCTCCCCGTGGTATTAAACCAAAGGGAGGTAAAAAAACTGCTTCGCACTCCAAGACTGCTCAAGCACCGATTGGTACTTGCCATGCTCTATGGCTGTGGGCTCCGCAATTTTGAACTTCGCAACCTACAACGCAGGATCTAG